The following is a genomic window from Chaetodon trifascialis isolate fChaTrf1 chromosome 13, fChaTrf1.hap1, whole genome shotgun sequence.
ACGCCCTCTAGTGGCTTAAATTATTAACTACACCTGGCTCTCTCTCAGCTAATGCAGTGGCTGCCAAGCTCAACCCTTCCCCTTCCTTGGAGGAAATTGCTACTTATATAAGTGGTATTGTAGTACGAGTGCTATATTACACGATCATGACTAAGTTATATATACACTGCTTAAAATTACTCCAGTCTTTCACACAGACGGCTCTATTATGAATgtgcactttttttcttttttttttttttgaacaaggagttaaaaatggaaaaaggacTGAGTGCCCTGCAGCCTGAACCCTCTTTGCTTATTCAGCCATTTCTGTAAATTTACATAAAAGCGTAAAAGGTGCATGTCTCTGAGTTATTTTAACAGGCTGCACTTTTCATCTTACATTTATTAAGCGTAACAAAGCAAATAATTCTGACAATGTAATGGAACTTCCTGAGACTGATTTTTGGTTTCTTGGCCAAGGGAGCGTCTTAGTCTTTCCATTTGGAACTATTTAAGGCTCCAGTAATTTCCCGGGCCTGCGAcaccccaacccccaccccatATTGACATTCCATAAAGTTGACCCAGGCCAAGGCAGTCGTCTCTTTCCCACAGATCATTGTGATAGTCGACAGCGCTCCCTGGTATActgtagatatatatatatggatgtGCCACTTTTCCAGCCCTTTGATCAGTAATAAGACATTCGCACATGTTGAATACACATTTCCCAGCCTGGAGAAATCAAATTCACCGTTTCATAACAGTGAGACATTAAATCTACCTGCCTGTTCTGCGCAATAATTCCTAATTATAGAAAGCCTGAGAACCACTTTCTTATTTGTAATAAATAGCACTGCTGCTATTTTAAAGTCAGAGAGACTCcatgttttcatctgtcttcaAGGCCTCTTCATTCCTTCATTCAGGATCATTTTTGCTCTTCATTAACATGTCATTATCCCCTCTTTCACTCCCTGTCTCcctgcatttctttttcctttcgctctctttccctcccctcttctctttcaCAACCCTTTTGCTCTCCGTCTTTCCAATAAGTCACATTTAATAGTACATTTCCTTTCTTGGCCTGGGGCCTGGTGCCAGACCAGCTGTATGAAATGTAGTTTCACCGCTTTCCCTGCCAGCACTTTTGTtcagaggaaaaataacaaaaaatccCACAGAGCCTCTTGAACTCTCtgaggctttttttcccctccttttgaAGAGGAGGCGAAACAGCTCttgattcattgtttgttttaccGCCATGTCCCTTAAAAGGAATACTGCAACCGTCTCTTGTCGTTACACGAGAAGAccttatttttttctcatgacTGAGaaagtcatgtttctgtctggcTTTTATGGATTGTTATTGTAAAAAACctgacagaggagctggagaggttTTCAGAGCAGCTTATTGAAGTTTGGGGTGTGTagttttttttcagttgtcttGGTTTCCTCTTCCACAATGTTTCTTATTTCTGGTCGAGTGccaatttccattttctttacTGAGCAATAAAAGTCTAAAAGTTTCCCTCGCTGGTTTCTTCATGTCATTATTTTACACATGGGTATTGTTATGTTATCCAGATCTTAATGTTCCCATTAGTTATGACATCAGATACGGAAAATTGACTTGGGAAGTATTCAGAAGAGAAATAACACAAGTCAAAAATAGTTAAATGTTCCCTGTCACTTAGCATGGACGTAATGAAGCTGGCATATATGCTGCTGTCCAGCATTTAAACACATCACATGGTCCGTGAGTGAAGAGCTGGAGCGCTCTGTCACCAGCTGAAATGTTTTACGACTGTAACCACTTTAAGGGCTTCTGTGATTAATCACATTAGTATATTAAATGAGAGATTATATGCTGTGAGGTTCCTTTAAACAATTTGATTTCAATTCCTCCAgacatttttcctcctctttattACCAACCGCATTAGCTttacacacccacaaacacaacacacacacattcttttcTCTCATGGTTAAACTAATACCAAATGTGATCTGTCTCAGCAGGAGATAACTGGTTATTCacattccctctctctctctcacacacacacacacacacacacacacacacacacacacacacacacacacacacacacacacacacacacactctggcacCAGTCTGAACCTGGATTTCCCCTAACCTAGATTAATTACAATAGGATTGTTAATGGTTGCTGGGGATTAAAACAGGGAGGTATTTGATACTCTGCATGCCTGAGGCAAagctgcagctctttctgttttcggtattaacaaacaaaatactgacGTGGTTtattgtactttgtgttttcctctttgacACCAAAAAAAGCAAGGTGGTGTTCTTTGAAAATGCTCCACCCACCCCATGTTAGGAtgttcaaatgtgttttgttttttttttcaacctaaAATTGATGTTTGGCTGAAACTGATTTTTGTTTGTGCGGGATGAGCAAAAACATAGATTAGTTAATTGTGCCTTATGATTATGACATGACATAACACGATCGTAGCGCAATCTCATCCGCGTTCCTTTGCCTGCATTTCCTCCCCAGGCTCCTCCTTCCCTACGAGAGGTACCTTAAAGGCGAGCAGGACAAGCCCCTCCCCTTGACCAAACCCAGGAAGCAGGAGGGAGGCCAGGAGAAGGCTCCAGGAGCCAAAGCCAAAGGAGCGGGGGCCAAGAAGTTGAAAGGCCCCAACACTCCCAAGCTGGAGACTAAAAAGGACAGAGGGGAGACGGTGAAGGGCCAAGAACAATCACAGGTCAGTCGCAGACCCCTCCCCACTGCTGCCTCATCAGGATTCCCCCTCGCTCTGAACTCAGTTTCATTTTAATCTCCCTttgctttcacaccagagcttcACCCGCTGTCTTGAATTCCTGTTGTCTTTGAAATTGCCAAAAGAAAGTGTATGAGTGTCtcatttcttttacttttcaaaCTAACTGTAGCACCTACCATGTCTCTGCATGCAGGACTCAAAGGGGGAAGAGGAGAGTCAGGAGCTGCCCACAGCCATAAAACAGAAGATATCTCTGAGAGATGAACCCATTGtaatagaggaagaggagctacATCTCACCCTGAAGAAAGAGGAGTCTTTGGTGGCGGAGCAGCCGTCGTCATTTTGCCCCAAAGAGCCAGACTGCAGGCCCCTCTGCACGGGGCCCGCTCCCCAGCCTGAGTGGAGGCAAATCAGCGAGGCCCTTCAAGCAAAACTGTCCCGTGAACAGCAAACTGAAGGGCATTTCATTCCTAAAAACCCCTACCTGCCTCACCGCTGGGATCAGAACAAACCTGCTGGACACGTTGCTCTGCCTGAGCCCTCCTCCAGGGTCAAAGACTCCATAGAAAGTCACGGTGGGAGAGTGGGGAAGGTGTTACCAATGTGtaagcaggaggacagacagtgtATAGACTTGAGCGCAGATTCCTTCCCAGAGAAAGACGACTATGGGGTCATTAAGAAGGAGTCGACCCAGGGCTCCGCACAGACGGCTGCCTACTGCAAAGCCAGCCAGGGCGTCATGTCTCCTTTAGCCAAAAAGAAGCTCCTCTCCCAAGCGTGTGAGTCCAACCCTTTCTCCTTCACGTCTCCCTCTCTTCAGCCTGCACCTCCCacagctgcttcctctctctctgtcatacCAGTGGcggaaagagagaaggagaagagaaagggtgaggaggaggcggTAGGACAGAGGCACGggtgtgtgtcagacagcacTCCGGAGGTAGCGCCCATATTCAGACCATCAGTCATCCAGCACGCCCAGAGCAGCAAGCCTCAGCAACAAACCGCCAGGGGTCCATCAGAGAGGAGCGCTGCCGGGGAGCTTTCAGAGACTTACAGCTGCCGGACGAGCCATCACCTTCAGCCTCAAGTCAGTGCGCCGTGGCAGCCCTATCTCCCACAAACGCACGGCCAGGATGGCGTGGAGAACGCCGGGGAGACGCTAATCCAGGGCCCGGCCGCTCTGCCCCGGAGCTACGCGGGCGACTGCTACtcctccccccacctccacaGTCTGTACAGGCAAACTGAGAACTGCCTGAGCCAGGAGAGGATGGCCGGCTTCCCCAACGGAGAGCGGAGAGAGCACTACACCAGGGACCGCGAAGGCAGCCAGGGCTTTGTCTGTGGCGGTCTGGAGCAAGAGGGCTTGGCCTACAGATCTCACTACAGTGACAGGACTCAAACGcacggagagaggagggaggcggACGATGAGCCCAGAGACTTCACAATCTCTAAACCTCTCTCTCAGAGGGTCTCCTCCTTCTCCAAGCCCTCCTTCTGCAGTCTCCCGTATCCCATCTTGCACCAGGGTCTGGATTCCCACCCTAAGGCGTGCCGAGTTCCTCCCATGACCATTTCCCCCCCCAAACAGAGCCCAGCGGAGTCATCTCAGCCGTTCCCCAGCCCCAAAGCTTCAAGTGACTCGTCCCTCACCAGCCCCATTCGACCCAGTAAGCGGAGCCTAGTGGAACCAGAGAACGAGGAAGTCCCGGAAAGGAAAGTCCGCGTGGTGACGCCAATCCACCCTGCAGGCGCCATCCGACGCAGCGACCCAGAAGAGCTAAAACCAGCTGAGCCGGCCCACGCCGTTCACCTCAACAACCATCTCCCCGAGGGCCACCCAACAACTACTTACCCCCCACACCACGCGGCACCCTTCTACCCCGGCATGTACCCGCCCGGCAGCCTGGTGTCACCGGGGGCCCAGGacgggctgcagcagcaccccGGTCTGCAGTACCTGAAGAGCCAGTCAGCAGTGTCTCCCCTCGTGCCCCCGTTAGCCTTCCACTCCATGATGCTCCACAGGCAGCTGCTGGCCTCCAGCCCCAGCCCGCACCACTTCTACAGGCACCCGGGCGGGGCGGCACTGTATGGGgacctgctgcaccacctgtaccctctctccaccctcccGCCACCTACGCTGTCCTCGGTACACCCCAGCACCAGactgtgagggagagaggagggtttatcccccctctgc
Proteins encoded in this region:
- the LOC139341611 gene encoding AT-rich interactive domain-containing protein 5B-like; this encodes MEPNSLKWVGSSCGLHGPYIFYKAFKFNRDGKPRILSLGDFFFVRCKPEDPICIAELQLLWEERTSKQLLSSSKLYFLPEDTPQGRTVTHGEHEVIAVSEKVIVRLEDLVKWTVPDFSGWAHCLKAEPLKQSVLRELGTNGRREALHRYRESTLTSGLNFKDVQRERAQLGQEEDGRKVLVLSYPQYCRYRSVLARLREQPSSLLIDHTVLALGGIAALGGGTRILYCRDTFEHPTLLQNESICDEFAPNLKGRPRKKKLSISQKRDSQGQAQGQGSSGLTQGSTAVAAQDPCSPESKTTSKVKPNCKTVHNGKISPAAKHKASGLSRKSSAEEKERGKDKEKEKEKEEWSEKEEKKEEEASEESRAEEQAFLVELYKYMKERDTPIERIPFLGFKQINLWTMFQAAQKLGGYELITVRRQWKHVYDELGGNPSSTSAATCTRRHYERLLLPYERYLKGEQDKPLPLTKPRKQEGGQEKAPGAKAKGAGAKKLKGPNTPKLETKKDRGETVKGQEQSQDSKGEEESQELPTAIKQKISLRDEPIVIEEEELHLTLKKEESLVAEQPSSFCPKEPDCRPLCTGPAPQPEWRQISEALQAKLSREQQTEGHFIPKNPYLPHRWDQNKPAGHVALPEPSSRVKDSIESHGGRVGKVLPMCKQEDRQCIDLSADSFPEKDDYGVIKKESTQGSAQTAAYCKASQGVMSPLAKKKLLSQACESNPFSFTSPSLQPAPPTAASSLSVIPVAEREKEKRKGEEEAVGQRHGCVSDSTPEVAPIFRPSVIQHAQSSKPQQQTARGPSERSAAGELSETYSCRTSHHLQPQVSAPWQPYLPQTHGQDGVENAGETLIQGPAALPRSYAGDCYSSPHLHSLYRQTENCLSQERMAGFPNGERREHYTRDREGSQGFVCGGLEQEGLAYRSHYSDRTQTHGERREADDEPRDFTISKPLSQRVSSFSKPSFCSLPYPILHQGLDSHPKACRVPPMTISPPKQSPAESSQPFPSPKASSDSSLTSPIRPSKRSLVEPENEEVPERKVRVVTPIHPAGAIRRSDPEELKPAEPAHAVHLNNHLPEGHPTTTYPPHHAAPFYPGMYPPGSLVSPGAQDGLQQHPGLQYLKSQSAVSPLVPPLAFHSMMLHRQLLASSPSPHHFYRHPGGAALYGDLLHHLYPLSTLPPPTLSSVHPSTRL